In Gordonia iterans, the following proteins share a genomic window:
- a CDS encoding MCE family protein — MVTKLVKIQLIVFAVIGVLAIIFVGANYARLDKLAGIGQYPVTVEMGDSSGGIFTNAQVTYRGVPVGRVGKLTLTDDGVNVELLMDSRAPDVPASAVAVVANRSAVGEQYIDLRPPNGDGPYLKKNDVIRKYELPPVLQDVMTDTITLTESVPVEDLTTVVHELGLAFNGRAESMDRLVDSLINLTEAGYDNLGETISLIQNSNVVLSTQADQSDQILAWSHGLELVTAQLASSDPDVRRILTNAPLTASQLSSFLQKHGGDTGKLVRLLGETMHTVEPATFSTGATLAMLSALSAGSHSAAPGDGQIHFGIVLETNNPPTCTRGYEGTKKIIDEMKRKNPDFDINYDDFPFNRDASCAVPVGNPTGVRSANRAALSNPEYKQPWDNTAKKMPDTLNLNPLATQLAWLMGVHPTKYKN, encoded by the coding sequence ATGGTCACTAAACTCGTCAAGATCCAGCTGATCGTGTTCGCGGTGATCGGCGTGCTCGCCATCATCTTCGTCGGGGCCAACTACGCCCGCCTGGACAAGCTGGCCGGCATCGGCCAGTACCCGGTGACGGTCGAGATGGGCGACAGCAGCGGCGGCATCTTCACCAACGCGCAGGTGACCTATCGCGGCGTTCCGGTCGGCCGCGTGGGCAAGCTGACGCTCACCGACGACGGCGTGAACGTCGAACTGCTGATGGATTCGCGCGCACCCGACGTTCCGGCCTCGGCGGTCGCCGTCGTCGCCAACCGTTCGGCGGTCGGCGAGCAGTACATCGACCTGCGCCCGCCGAACGGCGACGGACCGTACTTGAAGAAGAACGACGTGATCCGCAAGTACGAGCTGCCGCCGGTGCTGCAGGACGTCATGACCGACACGATCACGCTGACCGAGTCGGTCCCGGTCGAGGACCTGACCACCGTGGTGCACGAGCTGGGTCTGGCGTTCAACGGCCGGGCCGAGAGCATGGACCGGCTGGTCGATTCGCTCATCAATCTGACCGAGGCCGGCTACGACAACCTCGGTGAGACCATCAGCCTGATCCAGAACTCGAACGTGGTGCTGTCGACCCAGGCCGACCAATCCGATCAGATCCTGGCCTGGTCCCACGGTCTGGAGCTGGTGACCGCGCAGCTGGCGTCGTCGGATCCGGACGTGCGCCGGATCCTCACCAACGCGCCGCTCACGGCATCGCAGTTGTCGTCGTTCCTGCAGAAGCACGGGGGCGACACCGGCAAGCTGGTCCGGCTGCTGGGCGAGACCATGCATACGGTGGAGCCGGCGACGTTCTCCACCGGCGCCACGCTGGCCATGCTGTCGGCGCTCTCGGCGGGCAGCCACTCGGCGGCTCCGGGCGACGGGCAGATCCACTTCGGCATCGTGCTCGAGACCAACAATCCGCCGACGTGTACCCGGGGCTACGAGGGCACCAAGAAGATCATCGACGAGATGAAGCGGAAGAATCCGGACTTCGACATCAACTACGACGACTTCCCGTTCAACCGGGACGCGAGTTGTGCGGTGCCGGTCGGCAACCCCACGGGTGTGCGCAGTGCCAACCGGGCCGCGCTCAGCAATCCGGAGTACAAGCAGCCGTGGGACAACACGGCGAAGAAGATGCCGGACACGCTGAACTTGAACCCGCTGGCGACCCAGTTGGCGTGGCTGATGGGCGTGCATCCGACCAAGTACAAGAACTGA
- a CDS encoding MCE family protein — translation MKFGKSNRLKAVGLGAAMAAMIFGVSACGVNVQEMPLPGGVSLGDNPREYKIEFENILDLVPQSVVKKNGIPVGRVTKIEVPDGEWTALVTVKVQNVVNLSDQARAAVQQTNLLGEKFVALSEPEGTADDPRQNPAVPIGVSRTKTTTDIEELLGALSLLLNGGGIAQLSPIVTALNQSMGGEEGNKQTRELLINAEKLIRGLNKQRDDIVNAIDGISVLSDRASNQTAQIERILDELPAGIAVLEEQRPQLVDLLVKLDELGQAGTAVLGKAHKAIITDLKALAPILTQLAKAADDAITAAPLMLTHPFPDDILPAVQGDSTNLFLNVDLRLLNQLEALGVGQGTPRYQAPSVNPPKVDRNNPYINGNGPRWGWPTISLLPPAPNSRLGPNTPPSGGLYPMNPVPPPAARNPSSRSTTKKKPTTSSTQNKPGRNPSSADVNYLDGPIALLGGTDGH, via the coding sequence ATGAAGTTCGGTAAGAGCAACCGTCTCAAGGCTGTGGGACTCGGCGCGGCGATGGCCGCGATGATCTTCGGCGTGTCGGCGTGCGGTGTCAACGTGCAGGAGATGCCGCTCCCGGGCGGCGTCTCGCTGGGCGACAACCCGCGCGAGTACAAGATCGAGTTCGAGAACATCCTGGATCTGGTCCCGCAGTCGGTGGTGAAGAAGAACGGCATCCCCGTGGGTCGCGTCACCAAGATCGAGGTGCCCGACGGGGAGTGGACCGCGCTCGTCACGGTCAAGGTGCAGAACGTCGTGAACCTGTCGGATCAGGCGCGTGCCGCGGTGCAGCAGACCAACCTGCTCGGTGAGAAGTTCGTCGCGCTCAGCGAACCGGAGGGCACGGCTGACGACCCGCGCCAGAATCCGGCCGTGCCGATCGGCGTCAGCCGCACCAAGACGACCACCGACATCGAGGAGCTCCTCGGCGCGCTGTCGCTGCTGCTGAACGGCGGCGGCATCGCCCAACTCTCGCCGATCGTCACCGCGCTGAACCAGTCGATGGGCGGCGAAGAGGGCAACAAGCAGACCCGCGAGCTGCTGATCAACGCGGAGAAGCTGATCCGCGGACTGAACAAGCAGCGTGACGACATCGTCAACGCGATCGACGGCATCTCGGTGCTGTCCGATCGGGCGTCCAACCAGACCGCGCAGATCGAGCGGATTCTCGACGAGCTGCCGGCCGGCATCGCGGTGCTGGAGGAGCAGCGCCCGCAGCTGGTCGACCTGTTGGTGAAGCTCGACGAGCTGGGGCAGGCGGGTACCGCGGTGCTCGGCAAAGCCCACAAGGCGATCATCACCGACCTGAAGGCGCTGGCGCCGATCCTGACGCAGCTCGCGAAGGCCGCCGACGATGCGATCACCGCCGCACCGCTGATGCTGACTCATCCCTTCCCGGACGACATCCTGCCCGCGGTGCAGGGCGACTCGACCAACTTGTTCCTCAACGTCGACCTGCGACTGCTGAACCAGCTCGAAGCGCTCGGCGTGGGTCAGGGAACTCCGCGGTACCAGGCACCGTCGGTGAATCCGCCGAAGGTCGATCGCAACAACCCGTACATCAACGGGAACGGCCCCCGTTGGGGCTGGCCGACCATCTCCCTGCTGCCGCCGGCCCCGAATTCGCGGCTCGGGCCCAACACTCCGCCGTCGGGCGGGCTGTATCCGATGAACCCGGTGCCGCCGCCCGCCGCCCGCAACCCGTCGAGCCGGTCGACGACGAAGAAGAAGCCGACGACCAGCAGCACGCAGAACAAGCCCGGCCGCAACCCGAGCTCGGCCGACGTGAACTACCTGGACGGCCCGATCGCGCTCCTCGGAGGCACCGATGGTCACTAA